One genomic window of Actinoplanes lobatus includes the following:
- a CDS encoding glutaredoxin family protein, with the protein MRLTLISRDGCHLCEVAEQTLDRIAPGQWAKVDVDSSIELERDYGDRVPVLLLDGKEHGYWRIEEERLLRDLARQPGEPRL; encoded by the coding sequence GTGAGACTCACCCTGATCAGCCGGGACGGCTGCCACCTGTGCGAGGTGGCCGAGCAGACGCTGGACCGGATCGCCCCCGGTCAGTGGGCGAAGGTCGACGTGGACTCGTCGATCGAGCTGGAGCGCGACTACGGCGACCGGGTGCCGGTCCTGCTGCTGGACGGCAAGGAGCACGGCTACTGGCGCATCGAGGAGGAGCGCCTGCTGCGGGATCTGGCCCGGCAGCCGGGCGAGCCGCGGCTGTAG